A genomic segment from Streptosporangium roseum DSM 43021 encodes:
- a CDS encoding DUF418 domain-containing protein has protein sequence MVSTLGLRPVGEGERRLAPDLARGAMLALIAVANSAAYLYGRPYGIRQHIIEHDLPDRVTGALAMTFVDGRAYPMFAALFGYGMVQIWNRRRSDDEGRRVLKRRSLWLLVFGAVHGTLLFSGDVLGVYGLLGLALCRLLRVRDRILLILAGAWLVPVALSSALVYSTPHGTAQRSFFWSLAIEDPLTALALRPIEWVMTPVGMMGVVTAALVGVWAGRRELLTVPDGLVRRAAVWGPLAGTLGGLPLGLVAGGFLGADGPAAVMALNAAHVVSGIAGGLGYAALIALVSRRIGTRRGPLVAALSACGQRSMTCYLLQSVVFVTLLSPYAIGLGGRLGSAATVALAAGTWAATVVAAEFMRRAGVRGPAETLLRRLTYPRR, from the coding sequence GTGGTTTCCACCCTGGGATTGCGACCGGTCGGGGAAGGTGAGCGCCGGCTCGCCCCCGACCTCGCCAGAGGGGCCATGCTGGCGCTGATCGCCGTGGCCAACTCCGCCGCCTACCTGTACGGCCGTCCGTACGGCATCCGGCAGCACATCATCGAGCACGACCTGCCGGACCGGGTGACGGGGGCACTGGCCATGACATTCGTGGACGGGCGGGCCTACCCGATGTTCGCCGCGCTGTTCGGCTACGGCATGGTGCAGATCTGGAATCGGCGGCGCAGCGATGACGAGGGGCGGCGGGTCCTGAAGCGGCGGAGCCTGTGGCTGCTCGTGTTCGGGGCGGTCCACGGCACGCTGCTGTTCTCCGGGGACGTGCTCGGCGTCTACGGGCTGCTCGGGCTCGCGCTATGCCGGTTGCTGCGGGTGCGTGACCGGATCCTGCTGATCCTCGCCGGGGCCTGGCTCGTCCCCGTCGCCCTGTCGTCCGCGCTGGTCTACAGCACACCGCACGGCACGGCACAGCGGTCGTTCTTCTGGTCGCTCGCAATCGAGGATCCGCTGACGGCTCTGGCGCTGCGGCCGATCGAGTGGGTGATGACCCCGGTCGGGATGATGGGCGTGGTCACCGCCGCGCTCGTGGGCGTCTGGGCGGGGCGGCGGGAGCTCCTGACCGTGCCGGACGGGCTGGTACGGCGGGCCGCGGTGTGGGGGCCGCTCGCCGGGACGCTCGGTGGGCTCCCCCTGGGGCTGGTCGCAGGCGGGTTCCTCGGCGCGGACGGACCCGCCGCGGTGATGGCGCTCAACGCCGCCCACGTGGTGTCGGGCATCGCCGGCGGGCTGGGGTACGCGGCACTGATCGCTCTGGTCTCGCGGCGGATCGGGACGAGGCGCGGTCCGCTGGTGGCGGCGCTGTCGGCCTGCGGCCAGCGCTCGATGACGTGTTATCTTCTCCAGTCGGTGGTGTTCGTGACGCTTCTGTCCCCTTATGCGATCGGGCTCGGCGGGCGGCTGGGCTCCGCCGCCACGGTCGCGTTGGCGGCCGGCACGTGGGCCGCGACGGTGGTCGCGGCTGAGTTCATGCGCAGAGCCGGAGTACGCGGGCCCGCCGAGACACTGCTGCGGCGCCTGACCTATCCGCGCAGATGA
- a CDS encoding STAS domain-containing protein yields MSTAVHVTVTSDDTLENVSLLALAGELDYTNAERLQHDLQESIGPDSRDLIIDLKDLTFCDSTGIQVFLAVRKLVHGRGHSVVLAQLHPRLERLFHLTGLTQAFGIQPTVGDAVEALQARQSS; encoded by the coding sequence GTGAGCACTGCCGTCCATGTCACCGTCACCTCCGACGACACCCTGGAGAACGTGTCCCTGCTGGCCCTGGCCGGCGAGCTCGACTACACCAACGCCGAGCGGCTCCAGCACGATCTCCAGGAATCGATCGGCCCGGATTCGCGCGACCTCATCATCGATCTGAAGGACCTGACTTTCTGCGACTCCACCGGGATCCAGGTGTTCCTGGCCGTTCGGAAGCTCGTCCACGGCCGTGGCCACAGCGTCGTCCTGGCCCAGCTGCATCCCCGCCTGGAACGGCTCTTCCACCTGACCGGGCTCACCCAGGCCTTCGGCATCCAGCCCACCGTCGGCGACGCCGTCGAGGCTCTGCAGGCACGACAGTCGTCATAG
- a CDS encoding DLW-39 family protein, producing MKKLLVLALVALGGLLVWRKVQADRAELDLWTEATGSEN from the coding sequence GTGAAGAAGCTGCTCGTTCTGGCGCTGGTCGCGCTTGGGGGACTGCTGGTCTGGCGCAAGGTGCAGGCTGACCGTGCCGAGCTGGATCTGTGGACTGAGGCCACCGGCAGCGAGAACTGA
- a CDS encoding GNAT family N-acetyltransferase codes for MSTIRYTDAVDTIGADRLAGFFVGWPTPASPEQHLAVLRGSYRAVVAIDEETDRVVGFINMISDGVLTAFVPWLEVLPEYQGQGIGSELVRRILADTEHFYSVDLLCDASLQPYYERFGMLRLPGMTLRHRSALQG; via the coding sequence ATGTCCACGATCCGCTACACCGACGCGGTCGACACGATCGGAGCCGACCGGCTTGCGGGCTTCTTCGTGGGATGGCCCACTCCCGCCTCTCCCGAGCAGCACCTGGCGGTTCTGCGGGGGAGCTACCGCGCGGTCGTCGCGATCGACGAGGAGACGGACCGCGTCGTCGGCTTCATCAACATGATCAGTGACGGCGTCCTCACCGCGTTCGTCCCCTGGCTGGAGGTCCTCCCCGAATACCAGGGGCAGGGGATCGGCAGCGAGCTGGTGCGGCGGATCCTCGCGGACACCGAGCACTTCTACTCCGTCGACCTTCTCTGCGACGCGTCGCTCCAGCCCTACTACGAGCGCTTCGGCATGCTCCGGCTCCCCGGTATGACCCTCCGGCACCGCTCCGCCCTCCAGGGCTGA
- a CDS encoding NUDIX domain-containing protein produces the protein MSEQGGPPGTRARAAAGALFFDEAGRVMIVQPSYKTDREIPGGGVEPGETPYEACVREVGEELGIQPPIGRLLAVDWAPHPGIGDLILFVFDGGVLGADTVRRIVFADDELTGFGFHSVEDVDDLLNERLARRVRAAVTARERGEPAYLEHGRAVPG, from the coding sequence ATGAGTGAGCAGGGAGGCCCGCCCGGCACTCGTGCCCGGGCGGCGGCGGGTGCGCTCTTCTTCGACGAGGCCGGCCGTGTCATGATCGTCCAGCCGTCCTACAAGACGGATCGGGAGATCCCCGGTGGAGGCGTGGAGCCGGGAGAGACCCCCTACGAGGCCTGTGTCCGCGAAGTCGGCGAGGAACTCGGCATCCAGCCGCCGATCGGCCGCCTGCTCGCGGTGGACTGGGCGCCTCACCCGGGAATAGGCGACCTGATCCTGTTCGTCTTCGACGGTGGCGTGCTCGGCGCGGACACGGTCAGGCGGATCGTCTTCGCCGACGACGAGCTGACGGGCTTCGGCTTCCACTCCGTCGAGGATGTGGACGACCTGCTGAACGAGCGCCTGGCCCGGCGGGTCAGGGCGGCGGTCACCGCCCGTGAGCGTGGCGAGCCGGCGTATCTGGAGCACGGCAGGGCCGTGCCCGGTTGA
- a CDS encoding class I SAM-dependent methyltransferase encodes MVRTFEELVAEAESVSVDGWDFSWLDGRATEERPSWGYSRLVAERMAQASAALDVETGGGEVLAGVPRLAPLTVATESWPPNVALATERLRPRGVAVVATGDERRLPFGDGAFDLVTSRHPVTTWWEEISRVLQPGGTYFSQQVGPRTAIEVTEFFMGPQPVGSGRDPERARAVAEAAGLEVRDLRLESLRMVFHDIGAVIYFLRKVIWIVPGFTVDHYRTELKALHDRIQADGPFLAHTTRFLIEARKPA; translated from the coding sequence ATGGTACGGACATTTGAGGAACTCGTCGCCGAGGCCGAATCCGTTTCCGTCGACGGCTGGGACTTCTCATGGCTCGACGGCCGGGCGACGGAGGAGCGCCCCTCGTGGGGATATTCACGGCTCGTGGCCGAGCGGATGGCGCAGGCGTCGGCCGCGCTGGACGTCGAGACCGGCGGCGGGGAGGTGCTCGCGGGCGTGCCGCGGCTCGCCCCCCTGACGGTCGCCACGGAGTCCTGGCCGCCGAACGTCGCGCTGGCGACCGAACGGCTGCGTCCGCGCGGGGTCGCGGTCGTCGCCACCGGTGACGAGCGGCGGCTCCCGTTCGGCGACGGCGCCTTCGACCTGGTGACCAGCCGCCACCCGGTGACCACCTGGTGGGAGGAGATCTCCCGCGTGCTCCAGCCGGGAGGGACATACTTCTCCCAGCAGGTCGGCCCCCGGACCGCCATAGAGGTGACGGAGTTCTTCATGGGCCCCCAGCCGGTCGGCTCCGGACGCGATCCCGAGCGGGCCAGGGCGGTGGCCGAGGCCGCGGGGCTTGAGGTGCGCGACCTCCGGCTGGAGTCGCTGCGCATGGTCTTCCATGACATCGGCGCTGTGATCTACTTCCTGCGGAAGGTGATCTGGATCGTCCCGGGGTTCACGGTCGACCACTACCGCACCGAGCTCAAGGCCCTGCACGACCGGATCCAGGCCGACGGCCCCTTTCTCGCGCACACGACGCGGTTTCTCATCGAAGCCCGCAAACCGGCCTGA
- a CDS encoding MFS transporter has product MHSYRRDLDILRDRRFTLLLVARTISVLGSSFAPVALAFGILALPGATATTLSVVLAAEALPMVAFMLVGGVIADRLPRHRVMMAGETINAAAFFCLAAMLLTGWTPLPALVTAAAVSGVAMAILFPALTGIIPDVVPADRLQTANALLGLGANSSRVAGLILSGATVVLLGGGWALVVSGAMFAVAAVLIAALRLTPAERSAAGSHSVLADLRGGWREFVSRQWLWVVVAQFSVLVMAVQAAHGVLGPLVAKEHLGGAAAWSAILAGEAVGMIGGVFVALRLRPRRPILVGTILTVPTALPYLLLGLGTPLWTIVLGAVVMGVCFDIFGVLWNTTMQREIPAESLSRVSSYDALGSLMFGPVGLLVAGPLAIVIGPRPALLGCAAVVVLSSLAALLSPGVRGLRAPAPAEETGALSH; this is encoded by the coding sequence GTGCACAGCTACCGCCGCGATCTGGACATACTCCGAGATCGGCGCTTCACCCTGCTGCTCGTCGCCCGGACCATCTCGGTCCTGGGCAGCTCGTTCGCACCCGTGGCCCTCGCCTTCGGCATCCTCGCCCTGCCGGGGGCGACGGCCACGACGCTGTCGGTGGTCCTCGCCGCGGAGGCGTTGCCGATGGTGGCGTTCATGCTCGTGGGCGGAGTGATCGCCGACCGGCTGCCCCGGCACCGGGTGATGATGGCCGGTGAGACGATCAACGCGGCGGCGTTCTTCTGCCTCGCCGCGATGCTGCTCACCGGCTGGACACCGCTCCCCGCCCTGGTGACGGCGGCGGCGGTCAGCGGTGTCGCGATGGCGATCCTCTTCCCCGCCCTGACCGGCATCATCCCCGATGTCGTCCCCGCCGACCGGCTGCAGACCGCCAACGCCCTGCTGGGACTGGGAGCCAACAGCTCGCGCGTCGCCGGGCTCATCCTGAGCGGGGCCACGGTGGTCCTGCTCGGCGGCGGCTGGGCGCTCGTCGTCAGCGGCGCCATGTTCGCCGTGGCGGCCGTGCTCATCGCGGCCCTCCGCCTCACCCCGGCGGAACGCTCCGCGGCCGGGAGCCACTCGGTCCTCGCCGACCTGCGCGGCGGCTGGCGCGAGTTCGTCTCCAGGCAGTGGCTGTGGGTGGTGGTCGCGCAGTTCTCGGTGCTGGTGATGGCCGTGCAGGCCGCGCACGGCGTGCTCGGGCCACTGGTGGCCAAGGAGCACCTGGGCGGGGCGGCGGCCTGGTCGGCGATCCTGGCCGGCGAGGCGGTCGGCATGATCGGCGGCGTCTTCGTCGCGCTGCGGCTGCGGCCCCGCCGCCCCATCCTGGTCGGCACGATCCTCACCGTGCCCACGGCGCTGCCCTACCTGCTGCTCGGCCTGGGGACCCCGCTGTGGACGATCGTCCTCGGGGCGGTCGTGATGGGGGTCTGCTTCGACATCTTCGGCGTGCTGTGGAACACCACGATGCAGCGGGAGATCCCGGCCGAGTCGCTGTCGCGGGTCAGCTCCTACGACGCCCTCGGATCCCTGATGTTCGGCCCGGTCGGCCTGCTGGTGGCGGGGCCGCTGGCGATCGTGATCGGCCCGAGGCCCGCCCTGCTCGGATGCGCCGCGGTCGTCGTGCTGTCCTCCCTCGCCGCGCTGCTCTCCCCGGGGGTGCGGGGCCTCCGTGCCCCGGCACCCGCGGAGGAGACCGGGGCTCTGTCGCACTGA
- a CDS encoding HAD-IA family hydrolase: MVLAQGGGVTPIRLACLDLAGTTIGDIAMVERAFAEAIATQGIVPGTGAYARAMVHVHRSRGCPTIEVFRGIFPDNEAQAQAANLTFERSYEGAIGRAGLVPMPGTVETLEKLRAADVKICLITGFSRITLNRVLAALSWSDKIDLALCPEDAGRGRPMPDMVLAAVLRLGIEDVRQVAVAGDSESDMLCGRRSGASVVAGVLTGVHSKERLLKGGATHILDSIADFPTLVLGSEQVETPVCASAL; encoded by the coding sequence ATGGTCCTTGCCCAAGGTGGGGGAGTAACACCCATCAGGCTTGCCTGTCTGGATCTGGCAGGCACCACGATCGGTGATATCGCCATGGTCGAACGGGCGTTCGCCGAGGCGATCGCCACGCAGGGCATCGTGCCCGGGACCGGTGCGTACGCACGCGCCATGGTGCATGTGCACCGGTCCCGGGGCTGCCCGACGATCGAGGTCTTCCGGGGGATCTTCCCCGACAACGAGGCCCAGGCCCAGGCGGCCAACCTGACCTTCGAGCGCTCCTACGAGGGCGCCATCGGGCGCGCGGGTCTGGTCCCGATGCCCGGCACCGTCGAGACGCTGGAGAAGCTCCGCGCCGCCGACGTCAAGATCTGCCTCATCACCGGCTTCAGCCGGATCACGCTCAACCGTGTGCTGGCCGCCCTGAGCTGGTCGGACAAGATCGATCTCGCGCTCTGCCCGGAAGACGCCGGGCGCGGCCGCCCCATGCCCGACATGGTCCTCGCCGCGGTTCTGCGCCTCGGCATCGAGGATGTCCGTCAGGTCGCGGTGGCCGGTGACTCCGAGAGCGACATGCTCTGCGGCCGCCGCTCCGGCGCGTCGGTGGTCGCCGGTGTCCTGACCGGGGTGCACAGCAAGGAGCGCCTCCTCAAGGGCGGCGCCACGCACATCCTGGACTCCATCGCCGACTTCCCCACCCTGGTGCTCGGCAGCGAGCAGGTGGAGACGCCGGTGTGCGCCTCGGCCCTCTGA
- a CDS encoding ATP-binding protein → MTGDNGQHWPIDDDLTALRQRLLRHAARAGMRGERLDDLLLAVNEAVINVLEHGGGKGTLSIWHNDTCITVDVIDNMGDLAPQDIPPERPTGTVRGFGLWLMSQLCDEFSIHQATGESRVRLRMLLHPAPAL, encoded by the coding sequence GTGACCGGCGACAACGGCCAGCACTGGCCGATCGACGACGATCTCACCGCTCTGCGGCAACGTCTCCTCCGCCATGCGGCTCGCGCCGGCATGCGCGGTGAACGTCTGGACGACCTGCTTCTCGCCGTCAACGAGGCCGTCATCAACGTCCTGGAGCACGGCGGCGGCAAGGGCACGCTGAGCATCTGGCACAACGACACCTGCATCACCGTGGACGTCATCGACAACATGGGCGACCTCGCCCCCCAGGACATCCCCCCGGAACGCCCCACCGGCACGGTGCGGGGCTTCGGCCTGTGGCTGATGAGCCAGTTGTGCGACGAGTTCAGCATCCATCAGGCCACAGGGGAGTCACGCGTCCGCCTGCGGATGCTCCTGCACCCCGCTCCCGCCCTGTGA
- a CDS encoding VOC family protein — protein sequence MLHHIELWVPDLGRAVRSWGWLLGELGYQSFQEWSVGRSWALDGVYIVVEQSPAMTAPSHDRCRPGLNHLAFRVIGSERVDALVAAAPEHGWTLMFTDRHPHAGGTDQYAGYLENEDGFEVELVADRDRSGESRTT from the coding sequence ATGCTGCATCACATCGAGTTGTGGGTGCCCGACCTCGGCCGTGCGGTGAGGTCATGGGGATGGTTGCTCGGGGAGCTGGGATACCAGAGCTTCCAGGAATGGAGTGTCGGCCGGAGCTGGGCGCTGGACGGCGTGTACATCGTCGTCGAGCAGTCGCCGGCCATGACGGCCCCCTCTCATGATCGATGCCGACCGGGTCTGAATCATTTGGCGTTCCGCGTAATCGGCTCGGAGAGGGTGGACGCGCTGGTCGCGGCGGCGCCGGAGCACGGATGGACCTTGATGTTCACCGATCGGCATCCTCATGCGGGCGGAACCGACCAATACGCGGGTTATCTTGAGAACGAGGACGGTTTCGAGGTCGAGCTGGTCGCGGATCGCGATCGTTCGGGCGAGAGCCGTACGACATGA
- a CDS encoding alpha/beta fold hydrolase, whose product MDYDVFDLGDVRLQSGITLPDAKLAYKTYGRLNAGKSNAIVYPTWYSGQHYDNEWLIGEGMALDPSTYFIIIPNMLGNGLSSSPSTTPPPHDRARFPHVTMYDNVQMQHRLVTERFGVERLELVTGWSMGAGQTYQWAVSHPDMVRRILPFCGSAKTSLHNIVFLEGVKGALTADAAWDNGWYREQPGVGLRALARVYAGWGFSQQFYRERIYEREPLGYGSLEDFLVGFWEGLFIKRDADNLLAMLWTWQNADVGRTPGFDGVAEALAAIRAPAIVMPAEQDLYFPPEDSEWEVAHMPDAELRVIPGAWGHFAGGGLNPVDTKFIDDALKELLAKDV is encoded by the coding sequence ATGGACTACGACGTCTTCGACCTCGGCGATGTCCGGCTGCAGAGTGGCATCACGTTGCCCGACGCCAAACTGGCGTACAAAACCTACGGCCGGCTCAACGCCGGTAAAAGCAACGCGATCGTCTACCCGACGTGGTACTCGGGCCAGCACTACGACAACGAATGGCTGATCGGCGAGGGCATGGCGCTCGATCCGTCGACGTACTTCATCATCATCCCGAACATGCTCGGCAACGGGCTGTCGTCGTCTCCCAGCACCACCCCGCCACCGCACGACCGGGCGCGTTTTCCGCACGTGACGATGTACGACAACGTCCAGATGCAACACCGCCTCGTCACCGAGCGGTTCGGCGTCGAGCGTCTGGAGCTCGTCACGGGCTGGTCCATGGGGGCCGGGCAGACCTACCAGTGGGCGGTCAGCCATCCGGACATGGTCCGGCGGATCCTCCCCTTCTGCGGCTCGGCGAAGACCAGCCTCCACAACATCGTCTTCCTTGAGGGCGTCAAGGGCGCCCTCACGGCCGACGCGGCGTGGGACAACGGCTGGTACCGCGAGCAGCCGGGCGTCGGGCTGCGGGCGCTGGCCCGGGTCTACGCGGGCTGGGGCTTCTCCCAGCAGTTCTACCGGGAGAGGATCTATGAGCGCGAGCCGCTCGGCTACGGCTCCCTCGAAGACTTCCTCGTCGGCTTCTGGGAGGGATTGTTCATCAAGCGCGACGCGGACAACCTGCTCGCCATGCTGTGGACCTGGCAGAACGCCGACGTGGGCAGGACTCCGGGGTTCGACGGCGTGGCGGAGGCGCTCGCCGCGATCCGCGCGCCGGCGATCGTCATGCCCGCGGAGCAGGACCTCTACTTCCCGCCCGAGGACAGCGAGTGGGAGGTCGCCCACATGCCCGACGCGGAGCTGCGGGTCATCCCCGGCGCGTGGGGGCACTTCGCCGGCGGCGGTCTCAATCCGGTCGACACGAAGTTCATCGACGACGCCCTCAAGGAGCTGCTCGCGAAGGACGTGTAG
- a CDS encoding DUF305 domain-containing protein translates to MTFTNRSAARRLALTAAGTGMLVLLTACGGDDRPATAPTGTPGGTRVAATSPQPSASFNDADVTFAQMMIPHHEQAVEMAELAESRAGDPEVKELAAKIKVAQDPEIAIMNGWLSAWGKPTGPEEGHEGHDMPGMMTGEDMAKLRESEGAEFDRMFAKLMIAHHKGAIEMARTEQARGSSPEAKALARNIETTQQAEVEQLQRLLDRL, encoded by the coding sequence ATGACGTTCACCAACCGATCCGCCGCCCGCAGGCTCGCACTCACCGCCGCGGGGACCGGCATGCTCGTCCTGCTCACCGCCTGCGGCGGGGACGACCGGCCGGCGACCGCGCCCACCGGCACGCCCGGCGGCACCCGGGTCGCCGCCACGAGCCCGCAGCCGTCGGCCTCCTTCAACGACGCCGACGTCACCTTCGCCCAGATGATGATCCCGCACCACGAGCAGGCAGTGGAGATGGCCGAGCTCGCCGAGTCGCGGGCCGGCGATCCCGAGGTCAAGGAGCTCGCGGCGAAGATCAAGGTCGCCCAGGATCCCGAGATCGCCATCATGAACGGCTGGCTGTCGGCCTGGGGCAAGCCCACCGGCCCCGAGGAGGGCCATGAGGGGCACGACATGCCCGGGATGATGACCGGAGAGGACATGGCCAAGCTCCGGGAGTCCGAGGGCGCGGAGTTCGACCGGATGTTCGCCAAGCTGATGATCGCCCACCACAAGGGGGCGATCGAGATGGCCAGGACCGAGCAGGCCCGAGGGAGCAGTCCCGAGGCCAAGGCGCTGGCCAGGAACATCGAGACCACGCAGCAGGCAGAGGTCGAGCAGTTGCAGAGACTGCTCGACCGTCTCTGA
- a CDS encoding GNAT family N-acetyltransferase has protein sequence MQVDVKLSPGGDFFEAEVDGKHAGQLEFVRRDGVIVYTHTEVDTEFEGNGVGGALVRAALDGARAEGVKVVPRCPFVKTWIERHPDYADLVEGG, from the coding sequence ATGCAGGTGGATGTCAAGCTCTCGCCCGGTGGTGATTTCTTCGAGGCGGAGGTGGACGGCAAGCACGCCGGACAGCTGGAGTTCGTCCGGCGCGACGGTGTCATCGTCTACACCCACACCGAGGTGGACACGGAGTTCGAGGGCAACGGGGTGGGCGGCGCGCTCGTCCGCGCGGCGCTGGACGGAGCCCGCGCCGAAGGGGTGAAGGTCGTGCCGCGCTGCCCGTTCGTGAAGACCTGGATCGAGCGTCATCCCGACTACGCCGACCTCGTCGAAGGCGGCTGA
- a CDS encoding DUF6153 family protein gives MDGPARRHPLRAPRRLLLLITLVLGIAGMHTLGHADHAKERSGTAGHGVAAEHRSPEPALVSPPAPESGDGRRVSDADGDLPRLDPASVCLAVLTALLALLLGALWARRRAPRAGTAVLPPAPPVARPPPRRTALRLARLSVLRI, from the coding sequence ATGGACGGCCCGGCCCGCCGGCACCCGTTACGGGCGCCTCGCCGGCTGTTGCTGCTCATCACGCTCGTCCTGGGCATCGCGGGAATGCACACGCTGGGCCATGCGGACCATGCCAAGGAGCGGTCCGGCACGGCCGGGCACGGCGTGGCCGCGGAGCACCGGAGCCCTGAGCCGGCCCTCGTGTCGCCACCGGCCCCGGAGTCCGGAGACGGGCGGCGGGTGTCGGACGCGGACGGCGACCTGCCCCGCCTCGACCCGGCCTCGGTCTGCCTGGCCGTACTGACCGCGCTCCTCGCCCTGCTCCTCGGCGCGCTGTGGGCGCGGCGGCGGGCGCCGCGGGCCGGGACCGCCGTCCTCCCGCCGGCGCCGCCCGTCGCCCGGCCGCCGCCCAGGAGAACGGCTCTGCGCCTGGCACGCCTTTCGGTTCTGCGCATATAG
- a CDS encoding metallophosphoesterase family protein — MKVVVLADTHAPRRWKSCPPEVAGHLRGADLILHAGDVCTAGVLDELAAYAPVHVVKGNNDGPDIVAPETLELDLGGLRVAMIHDSGAARGRLARMRRRFPSADLVIFGHSHIPLDESDAGLRVFNPGSPTDRRRQPHGTLGLLRIEDGVLVEAGIVPVI, encoded by the coding sequence GTGAAAGTGGTGGTCCTCGCCGACACGCACGCGCCGCGGCGGTGGAAGTCCTGCCCGCCGGAGGTGGCCGGGCATCTCCGGGGCGCGGACCTGATCCTGCACGCCGGTGACGTCTGCACCGCCGGCGTGCTCGACGAGCTGGCCGCCTACGCGCCGGTCCACGTCGTCAAGGGCAACAACGACGGGCCCGACATCGTGGCGCCCGAGACGCTCGAACTCGACCTCGGCGGGCTGCGCGTGGCGATGATCCACGACAGCGGGGCGGCGCGGGGACGGCTTGCCCGCATGCGCCGCCGGTTTCCATCGGCCGATCTGGTGATCTTCGGCCACTCCCACATCCCGCTCGACGAGAGCGACGCCGGGCTGCGCGTCTTCAACCCCGGATCGCCGACGGACCGGCGTCGCCAGCCTCACGGCACCCTGGGCCTGCTGCGGATCGAGGACGGCGTCCTCGTCGAGGCCGGGATCGTCCCGGTCATCTGA
- a CDS encoding polysaccharide deacetylase family protein — protein sequence MGLLGVGRVGVAVAAAGAVLAGCMPWQGEEPQDKKDTGVAAAAKASAAAAGQAALLKARLATAAKVHANELGQIPVLMYHRVVDKPTTQDDRTPQQFRAELERLAKEDYVPITAAEYVTGRIDIPAGRHPVVLTFDDSSPSQFDLDGMGAPKPQTAVAILQEVAQRHPGFRPVATFYVTRDMFGKTTPEEQAQMLVWLRDKGFDIGNHTRDHKSLRGKPEKQVSSEVAAGHRLITELLNTNPVTLALPYGNQPNQKEWGRKGVFGEISYDYGGVFLAGYTPAMSPFSKKFDPVGIPRIRSMDKTGDCAKFCSTAWLDWLKANADERYTSDGDAKTVAFPKFKAPFVVKRYTDRVLAY from the coding sequence ATGGGCCTTCTTGGAGTGGGCAGGGTCGGTGTGGCGGTTGCGGCGGCGGGCGCCGTGCTCGCCGGGTGCATGCCGTGGCAGGGTGAGGAACCGCAGGACAAGAAGGACACCGGGGTGGCCGCCGCCGCCAAGGCCTCCGCGGCCGCCGCCGGGCAGGCAGCCCTTCTCAAGGCCAGGCTGGCGACCGCCGCGAAGGTCCACGCCAACGAGCTGGGGCAGATCCCCGTGCTCATGTACCACCGGGTGGTGGACAAGCCGACGACCCAGGACGACCGCACCCCGCAGCAGTTCCGCGCGGAGCTGGAGCGGCTGGCCAAGGAGGACTACGTCCCGATCACGGCGGCCGAATACGTCACCGGGCGCATCGACATCCCCGCGGGGCGGCACCCGGTCGTCCTCACCTTCGACGACTCGTCCCCGTCGCAGTTCGACCTGGACGGCATGGGCGCGCCCAAACCGCAGACCGCCGTCGCCATCCTCCAGGAGGTCGCCCAGCGCCACCCGGGGTTCCGCCCGGTGGCCACGTTCTACGTGACGCGCGACATGTTCGGGAAGACGACCCCGGAAGAGCAGGCCCAGATGCTGGTGTGGCTCCGTGACAAGGGGTTCGACATCGGCAACCACACCCGCGACCACAAGAGCCTCCGCGGCAAGCCGGAGAAGCAGGTGAGCTCCGAGGTCGCCGCCGGCCACCGGCTCATCACCGAGCTGCTGAACACCAACCCGGTCACGCTGGCACTGCCGTACGGCAACCAGCCGAACCAGAAGGAGTGGGGCCGCAAGGGCGTCTTCGGTGAGATCTCCTACGACTACGGCGGGGTGTTCCTCGCCGGATACACCCCCGCCATGTCGCCGTTCAGCAAGAAGTTCGATCCGGTCGGCATCCCGCGCATCCGCTCGATGGACAAGACCGGCGACTGCGCGAAGTTCTGCTCCACCGCCTGGCTCGACTGGCTGAAGGCGAACGCCGACGAGCGCTACACCTCTGACGGCGACGCGAAGACGGTCGCCTTCCCGAAGTTCAAGGCGCCGTTCGTGGTCAAGCGTTACACCGACCGCGTCCTCGCCTACTGA